One Mycolicibacterium parafortuitum DNA segment encodes these proteins:
- a CDS encoding FHA domain-containing protein FhaB/FipA, producing MQGLVLQLTRVGFLLLLWLFIWSVLRILRTDIYAPTGAVMVRRGLALRGTILPSRGRRTVPRQLVVTEGALAGTRITLGTQPVLIGRADDSTLVLTDDYASTRHARLSPRGPEWYVEDLGSTNGTYLDRAKVTTAVRVPMGTPVRIGKTVIELRP from the coding sequence ATGCAGGGGCTTGTTCTGCAGCTGACCCGTGTCGGCTTCCTGTTACTGCTGTGGCTGTTCATCTGGTCTGTGCTGCGCATCCTGCGTACCGACATCTACGCGCCGACCGGTGCGGTGATGGTGCGTCGCGGGTTGGCGCTGCGCGGGACGATCCTGCCCAGCAGGGGCCGGCGGACGGTTCCGCGGCAGCTCGTCGTCACCGAGGGCGCCCTGGCCGGCACCCGCATCACGCTGGGCACCCAGCCGGTGCTGATCGGCCGGGCCGATGACTCGACGCTCGTGCTGACCGACGATTACGCCTCTACCCGCCACGCCCGGCTCTCCCCGCGAGGTCCGGAATGGTACGTAGAGGACCTAGGATCAACCAACGGTACATACCTCGACAGGGCGAAGGTGACGACAGCGGTACGAGTTCCGATGGGCACACCGGTGCGGATCGGCAAGACGGTGATCGAGTTGCGCCCGTGA
- a CDS encoding FhaA domain-containing protein has product MGLVGRFERKLEDSVGDAFARVFGGSIVPAEVESLLQREADAGARKVHGGRILAPNDYVITLSVPDFRKVNADPDITATTFAKHLEGYIHEQGWQTYGDVVVRFEQSPTLHTGQFRARGVVNPDAATDEPAPPSRDVTSQAEPGVPAMTDNPSYRGGPGQGRPDEYYNRPENRPEGRPEEEGYPRQDPRPEDQRGGYPPADQGGYPPADQGYPPRGGYPEQGGYPDQGGYPQGGYPPPSYEQRPPAGYGPPSGGYPPHNYEQRPPAGYGPPPGGPGYGAPSNDYDYGRRPDEGGYGQGRPAYPDQGGYPEQGGYPDQGGYGQQPYGRQDYGQPDYGRYGEAPAGYGDQGYGDQGYGDQGYGAPAGQQGGYGGYGAGQGDYPAGATVTLQLDDGSGRTYQLREGANVIGRGQDAQFRLPDTGVSRRHLEIRWDGHVALLSDLNSTNGTTVNNAPVQEWQLADGDVIRLGHSEIIVRVH; this is encoded by the coding sequence ATGGGACTCGTCGGCCGCTTCGAGCGCAAGCTCGAGGATTCGGTCGGTGATGCCTTCGCCCGGGTGTTCGGCGGCTCCATCGTCCCCGCGGAAGTCGAGTCGCTTCTGCAGCGGGAAGCCGATGCGGGCGCTCGTAAAGTCCACGGTGGACGCATTTTGGCCCCGAACGACTACGTCATTACCCTCAGTGTGCCTGACTTTCGGAAGGTGAATGCCGATCCGGACATCACCGCGACCACGTTCGCCAAGCACTTGGAGGGATACATCCATGAGCAGGGATGGCAAACGTATGGTGATGTGGTCGTCAGATTCGAGCAGTCACCCACCCTGCACACCGGACAGTTTCGCGCGCGTGGCGTGGTCAATCCCGACGCGGCCACAGATGAACCCGCTCCACCTTCACGAGACGTCACGTCCCAGGCAGAACCAGGAGTACCAGCGATGACCGACAATCCGAGCTACCGCGGCGGCCCAGGACAGGGTCGGCCAGACGAGTACTACAACCGTCCCGAAAACCGTCCCGAGGGCCGCCCCGAAGAAGAGGGCTACCCCCGCCAGGACCCCCGCCCCGAAGACCAGCGCGGCGGCTACCCGCCTGCGGATCAGGGCGGCTACCCGCCTGCGGATCAGGGCTACCCGCCCCGCGGCGGCTACCCGGAGCAGGGCGGTTACCCAGACCAGGGCGGCTACCCACAGGGTGGCTATCCCCCGCCGTCCTACGAGCAGCGCCCCCCGGCCGGCTACGGCCCGCCGTCGGGCGGTTACCCGCCGCATAACTACGAGCAGCGCCCCCCTGCCGGCTACGGCCCGCCCCCCGGCGGACCCGGCTACGGCGCTCCGTCCAACGACTACGACTACGGCCGCCGTCCCGACGAGGGTGGCTACGGTCAGGGCCGTCCGGCCTACCCGGACCAGGGTGGCTACCCCGAGCAGGGCGGCTACCCGGACCAGGGCGGATACGGCCAACAGCCCTACGGACGCCAGGACTACGGCCAGCCCGATTACGGCCGCTACGGCGAGGCCCCGGCCGGCTACGGCGACCAGGGTTACGGCGATCAGGGCTATGGCGACCAGGGCTACGGCGCGCCTGCCGGACAGCAGGGCGGGTACGGCGGCTACGGCGCCGGACAGGGCGATTACCCGGCCGGTGCGACGGTCACGCTGCAGCTCGACGACGGCAGCGGACGCACCTACCAGCTGCGTGAAGGCGCCAATGTGATCGGCCGCGGACAGGACGCGCAGTTCCGTCTCCCCGACACGGGTGTGTCACGACGGCACCTGGAAATCCGTTGGGACGGTCATGTCGCGCTATTGTCAGACCTCAACTCCACCAACGGCACCACGGTGAACAACGCTCCGGTTCAGGAGTGGCAGCTGGCCGACGGCGACGTCATCCGGCTCGGACACTCCGAGATCATCGTCCGCGTTCACTGA